One window of the Gambusia affinis linkage group LG01, SWU_Gaff_1.0, whole genome shotgun sequence genome contains the following:
- the LOC122838734 gene encoding proteasomal ubiquitin receptor ADRM1-like, producing the protein MASGALFPSLVSGSRGSSSKYLVEFRAGKMTMKGSTVTPDKRKGQVYIQQTDDSLIHFCWKDRTTGNVDDDLIIFPDDCEFKRVNQCTTGRVYVLKFKAGSKRLFFWMQEPKNDKDDEYCRKVNEYLNNPPIPGALGSSGSGGHDLSALGGEGGLQSLLGNMSHNQLMQLIGPTGLGGIGGLGALAGPGLANLLGSSSSSSSSVPAVSNSTTSPSTAVTPTSTSTPSRLGSTQVPTTPITPLATSSPSPTTSTLSIPAATAAAAAANPTQPIQLRDLQSILATMNVPASSQGVDLASVLTPEVMAPILANPEVQQRLTPYLPSGESLPQSSEELHNTLSSPQFQQAMSMFSSALASGQLGPLMNQFGLPAEAVDAANKGDVEAFAKAMETETKSDQESDSKDKKDDDDEDMSLD; encoded by the exons ATGGCGTCTGGCGCTCTGTTCCCCAGCCTGGTGTCCGGCTCCCGCGGCTCCTCCAGCAAATACCTGGTGGAGTTTCGGGCCGGTAAGATGACGATGAAGGGCAGCACGGTGACCCCCGACAAGCGTAAAGGTCAGGTCTACATCCAGCAGACGGATGACTCCCTCATCCACTTCTGCTGGAAGGATCGCACCACCGGGAATGTGGATGAT GACCTGATTATCTTCCCTGATGATTGTGAGTTTAAACGGGTCAACCAGTGCACCACCGGGCGGGTTTATGTGCTGAAGTTTAAAGCCGGCTCTAAGAGACTCTTCTTCTGGATGCAG gAACCGAAAAACGATAAGGATGACGAGTACTGCCGCAAAGTGAACGAGTACCTGAACAACCCGCCCATCCCAGGCGCTCTGGGCAGCAGCGGCAGCGGAGGTCACGACCTGTCTGCACTGGGAG GTGAGGGTGGTCTGCAGAGCCTTCTGGGCAACATGAGTCACAACCAGCTCATGCAGCTCATCGGACCAACTGGACTGGGTGGGATCG GCGGTCTGGGGGCTCTGGCCGGGCCGGGCTTGGCCAACCTCCTGggcagcagtagcagcagcagcagcagcgttccTGCAGTCAGCAACTCCACCACCAG TCCGTCCACCGCCGTCACGCcaacctccacctccacccccaGCCGGCTGGGCTCCACCCAGGTGCCCACCACTCCCATCACCCCCCTGGCCACGTCTTCACCCTCCCCCACAACCTCCACCCTCTCAATCCCTGCTGCCACCGCTGCTGCAGCCGCAGCCAATCCCACGCAGCCCATCCAGCTCAGAGACCTGCAGAGCATCCTGGCCACCATGAACGTCCCGGCCAGCAGCCAGggag TGGACCTGGCCAGTGTGTTGACCCCTGAGGTCATGGCTCCCATCCTGGCCAACCCggaggtgcagcagaggctgaCGCCCTACCTGCCGTCCGGCGAGTCGCTGCCGCAGAGCTCAGAGGAGCTGCACAACACGCTCAGCTCGCCTCAGTTCCAGCAG GCTATGAGCATGTTCAGCAGCGCTCTGGCGTCCGGCCAGTTGGGGCCTCTGATGAACCAGTTTGGTCTCCCAGCTGAGGCTGTAGATGCTGCCAATAAAGGAG ATGTGGAGGCTTTTGCCAAAGCCATGGAGACGGAGACGAAGTCAGACCAGGAGAGCGACTCCAAAGACAAGAAAGACGACGACGACGAAGACATGAGTTTGGACTAA
- the LOC122838703 gene encoding oxysterol-binding protein-related protein 2-like, with amino-acid sequence MNSEEEFFDAETGLESDDSGEVIFKDALVFDSKRVTDGSSMQENGLWERRKGLPAETISRNNYSVWSILKKCIGMELSKIAMPVVFNEPLSFLQRISEYMEHTHLIHKACSLSDAVDRMQVVAAFAVSAVASQWERTGKPFNPLLGETYELIREDEGYRLISEQVSHHPPISAFHAQSLKQEFEFHGSIYPKLKFWGKSVEAEPIGTMTLELLKHKEAYTWTNPMCCVHNIILGKLWIEQYGTVEIVNHSTGDKCILNFKPCGMFGKDLHKVEGFIQDRSKKKRRVIYGKWTECMYSIEPKLYETQKKAEKKTGSDPKKQERSCEVEEDDELPEVQDTVTVIPGSALLWRITPRPSHSAQMYNFTSFAVTLNELEPGMERLLAPTDCRLRPDIRAMEHGDIELASAEKERLEEKQRAARRERSKDEEDWSTRWFRMGTNPFTGAEDWQYTGGYFDRKYTDCPNIY; translated from the exons ATGAACAGCGAGGAGGAATTTTTCGACGCTGAGACAG GACTGGAGTCTGATGATTCCGGTGAGGTCATCTTCAAAGATGCCCTGGTGTTTGACAGCAAACGGGTGACCGATGGCAGCAGCATGCAGGAGAACGGATTGTGGGAGCGCAG GAAAGGCCTGCCTGCAGAAACAATCTCCAGGAACAATTACAGTGTGTGGAGCATATTGAAGAAATGCATTGGAATG GAGCTTTCCAAAATCGCGATGCCGGTTGTGTTCAACGAGCCGCTGAGTTTTCTCCAGAGAATCTCTGAGTACATGGAGCACACTCACCTCATCCACAAAGCCTGCAGCCTGTCGGACGCCGTCGACCGCATGCAG GTTGTTGCTGCCTTTGCTGTTTCCGCTGTAGCATCTCAATGGGAGAGAACTGGAAAGCCCTTTAATCCTCTGTTGGGGGAAACCTATGAACTGATAAG gGAGGATGAAGGATACAGATTGATCTCTGAGCAGGTGAGCCATCATCCCCCCATCAGTGCCTTCCACGCTCAGTCTCTGAAGCAGGAGTTTGAGTTTCATGGCTCCATCTACCCAAAGCTGAAGTTCTGGGGTAAAAGTGTTGAAGCTGAGCCTATAGGCACAATGACGCTGGAGTTATTAAA ACATAAAGAGGCATACACCTGGACGAATCCAATGTGCTGCGTCCATAACATCATTTTGGGGAAACTCTGGATCGAACAATATGGAACAGTGGAGATAGTCAACCACAG CACTGGAGATAAATGCATCTTGAACTTTAAACCATGTGGGATGTTTGGAAAAGATCTTCACAAAGTCGAAGGATTTATCCAAGACAGAAG TAAGAAGAAGAGACGAGTCATCTACGGGAAGTGGACAGAGTGCATGTACAGCATCGAGCCCAAGCTTTACGAAACACAGAAGAAGGCAGAGAAGAAGACGGGGAGCGACCCAAAGAAGCAG GAACGTAGCTGTGAAGTGGAGGAGGACGACGAATTGCCAGAAGTTCAGGATACGGTGACTGTGATACCAGGAAGTGCCTTACTGTGGAGGATAACGCCGCGGCCCAGTCACTCGGCACAG aTGTATAACTTCACCAGCTTTGCTGTGACGCTAAACGAGCTGGAGCCTGGGATGGAGAGGCTGCTGGCGCCAACGGACTGCCGGCTGAGGCCCGACATTAGAGCCATGGAACATGGAGACATAG AGTTAGCTAGTGCAGAGAAGGAGCGAttagaggaaaaacagaggGCTGCACGCAGAGAACGATCAAAGGATGAAGAGGATTGGTCGACCAG GTGGTTCCGAATGGGAACAAACCCTTTCACCGGAGCTGAGGACTGGCAGTACACAGGCGGATACTTTGACAGGAAGTACACGGACTGTCCCAACATTTACTGA